ACCGACATCACCGCCGCCGACATCGGCTCTTACACGGTCACCGTCACCAACGCCGTCGGCTCCGTCACGAGCAGCTCCGCGCAACTCATCGTGAACGGCCTGCCCCCTGTCGTCAGCGCCTCGCCCAGCTCGCAAACCATCTCCGCCGGCGACGCGGCCACCTTCTCCGTCGCCGCCACCGGTTCGCCAACGCTCACCTATCAATGGCGCAAGAACGGCAGCGCTCTCGCCAACGGCGGCAACATCGCTGGCGCGACCTCCACCACGCTCACCATCAGCAACGCCCAGGCCGCCGACGTTGCCAGCTACGACGTCGTCGTGACCAACAGCGTCAGCTCCGCCACCAGCGCCACCGCCACCCTCGGCGTGTTCGCCGCCGCGCCGACGATCACCGCGCAACCCGTGGCGCAGACCACCACCCTCGGCGGCACCGCCACGCTCACTGTCGCCGCCAAGGGCACGGAGCCGCTCAGCTACCAGTGGCGCAAGGACGGCACCCCGATCACCACCAACGCCACCGCCACCACCGCCGCGCTCGTCATCGCCGGCGTGCAAGCCGCTGACGACGCCAACTACGACGTCGTCGTCAGCAACGGCATCGGCCTGCCCGCCACCAGCAACCCGGCGCACCTGACGGTCAACACCTCCAGCGACATCTACTGGAACTTCGGCACCTCCGCTGCCAACGCCAGCCCCGCCAGCGGCGTGCCCGCCGGCGCCACCGTCTCGCCGGTGACCTCGAACAACAACCTCGGCACCGTCAGCGCCCCCATCTCGAGCACCTCGGCCTCCAGCGGCTACACCGGCGCCTCCGGCACCTTCAACGCCGGCGCCGCCGCCCGCACCGGCGCGCTCAACACCGCCGCCGGCGGCTCGGCCTACTTCGAGTTCACCATCACGCCCGGCGTCGGCCAGCAGGTCGTCGTCTCCGGCTTCAGCTTCGGCACGCGCAGCACCAGCACCGGCGCGCAACTCTACTCGGTCTACAGCAGCGTCAACGGCTTCGCCTCCGCCCTGGCGTCCGGCGCCATCCTCAACAACAGCAGCTGGAGCTACCAGACCGCCTCCATCGGCACCGTCACCGGCGCCGTGAACACGCCCGTAACCTTCCGCCTCTACGGCTCCAACGGCACCGGCTCGCCCGGCAGCGGCACCATCAACTGGCGCATCGACGACCTCAAGGTCGCCGCCGCCCTCGTCACCGCCGCGCCCACGCCCCCGGCCGTCGTCTCGACCGTGCCCGCCGATGGCGCCACCGGCGTCGCCCAAAACACCTCGATCACGGTCAACTTCAGCCAGCCGGTCAGCGTCGGCAGCGGTTGGTTCACCATTGCGAGCGCCACCAACGGCACCGTCGCGGCGACCGTCACCGGCGGACCGACCACGTTTACGCTTACGCCCCCCGTCAGCTTCCCGGCCGGCGATAGCGTCACCGTCACGATCAACGCCAACCAAGTGACGGATCTCGCCTCCGGCACACTGCACCCGGCGGCCAACTATGTGACCTCGTTCAGCACGTCGCTCCCGATCGCGCCCGCGATCACCACGCAGCCGGTTGCGCAGACCGTCGCCGTCGGCGACACCGCGAGCTTCACCGTCGCCGCCAGCGGCAGCTCGCCGTTGACTTACCAGTGGCGCAGGAACGGCACGCCGATCACCGGCAACCCGACCGCCACCAGCGCGATCCTCACGCTCGCGAACGTCCAGCCCGGCGACGCCGGCAACTACGACGTCGTCGTGACCAACAGCGTGAGCAGCGTCGCCAGCAACGTCGCCGCGCTCACCGTCACGGCCGTCGCTCCCGGCGCGGTCTACTGGGACTTCACGACCGCCACGCCGACCAGCGGCCTGCCCGCCGACGTCAGCGGCGGTCTTGTGACGCAGAACAACAACAACGGCACGACGACGATGCTCACCACCACGTCCGTCTCCAGCGGTTACACCGGCGCCTCCGGCACGTTCAACGCCGGCGCAGCCGCCCGCATCGGCGCGCTGAACCAGGGCGCGGGCGGCTCGGCCTACTTCGAGTTCACCTTCACGCCCGACGCCGGCAAGCAGCTGCTCGTCACCGCCCTCAGCTTCGGCACCCGCAGCACGAGCACGGGTCCGCAAGCCTACGCGATCTACAGCAGCGTCGACGGCTACGCCGCGCCGATCGGCAGCGGCACGTTGCTCAATAACAGCACGTGGACCCTGCAATCGCCGGCGCTCACCGCCGTCACGGGCGCGGCGAACGCCCCGGTCACGTTCCGGATCTACGGTTACGGCGGCACCGGCAGCCCCGGCGCCGGAACGGCCAACTGGCGCATCGACGACTTGAAGGTCACCGTCGCCACGTTGCTCGTGCCCGTCGCGCCCACGATCGTCGCTTCGCCCGCCGCGCAGACTGTCACGGTTGGCGACAGCGCCACGTTCTCCGTTCTCGCCGACGGCACCGGCCCGTTGCACTATCAATGGCGCAAGAACGGCAACGCCATCGCCGGTGCGAGTGCGAGCACGCTCACGCTCTCCGGCGTCCTCACCGACGCCGCCGGCAGCTACGATGTCGTCGTGAGCAACGACGTCGGCTTCGCCACCAGCGCCGCCGCGACGCTCACCGTCAACAAGGCCGCCGCGAGCGTCACCCTCGGCGATCTCGCGCAGACCTTCAACGGCGCCGCCCATGCCGCCAGCGCCACGACCGCGCCCGCCGGTTTGACCGTCGCATTCACCTACGACGGGAGTGCCGCTGCGCCCGTGAACGCCGGCAGCTATGCCGTCGTCGCCACGATCGACGACGCCAATTACACCGGCACCGCGAGCGGCACGCTCGTCATCTCGCCCGCCGCGGCCAGCGTCTCGCTCGGGGATCTGACCCACGTCTACAGCGGCGGCGGCAAGTCGGCCACCGTCACCACCGCGCCGGGCGGCATCGCCGTCAGCGTCACCTACGACGGTGCCGCGGCGCTGCCGGTCAACGCCGGCCACTACGCGGTCGTCGCCACGGTGATCGATCCGAACTTCACCGCCGCCACCGCGTCGGGCACCCTGACGATCGATCCCGCGCCAGCATCGATCACCCTCGGCGATCTCACCGCGACCTATTCCGGCGCGACGCACGCCGCCAGCGTCACGACCTCGCCTGCCGGTCTGTCCACGGTCATCACCTACAATGGCAGCGTGACCGCTCCGACCAACGCCGGCAGCTATGCCGTCGTCGCCACGCTCGCCGACGCGAACTACACCGCGGCGCCCGTCACGGGCACGCTCGTAATCGCCAAAGCCAGCGCCGACGTCGTGCTCGGCGACCTCAACGCGACCTACACCGGCTCGGCGCATGCCGCGTCCGCCACCACCACGCCCGCGGGTCTCACGGTCTCGCTGACCTACGACGGCAGCGCCGCTGCGCCGGTCAATGCCGGCAGCTACGCTGTCGCGGCCAGCGTCGACGATGCGAACTATACCGGCAGCGCCAGCGGCACGCTGACCATCGCCCCAGCCACCGCGACGATCTCGCTCGGCGGCTTGAGCTATGTCTATGACGGCAGCGCGCACACCGCGTCGGTCACGACCGCGCCGGCGGGTATCGCCACGGCGGTAACCTACGACGGCAACACCGCCGCGCCCGTGAACGCCGGCAGCTATGCCGTCGCCGCGACCGTCACGGACACGAACTACACGGCTACTCCCGCGAGCGACACGCTCACGATCGCGCGCGCTCCCGCCACGGTCACGCTCGGCAACTTGAGCCAGACCTACGACGGCACGCCGCGCGCCGCGAGCGTCACCACCGCGCCCGCCGGTCTCAACGTCGCCGTCACCTACGACGGTAGCGCCGCCGCGCCGACCGCGGTCGGCACCTACGCCGTCGTCGCTACCGTGCAGGAAGCCAACTACACTGGCTCGGCGTCCGGCACGCTCACCGTCACCGCGGCCAGCGCCACGGTCACGCTGGGCAACCTGACGCAGGCCTACGACGGCACGCCGAAGAGCGCCACCGCCACCACGACGCCCGCCAACCTCACGGTCAAGCTGACCTACAACGGCAGCGAGACCGCGCCGACCTTGCCTGGCGTCTACAGCGTCGAGGCCACGATCGACCAAGCCGGCTACACCGGCACCGCGACCGGCCAGCTGGTGATCGAAATCGGCGCGCTCGTGCGCCGGCTCTCGTCGCTCAACGGCGCGATCGATGGCTCCATCCAGGTCACGCTGGGCGAGAACATCACGCTCAACGGCAGCGCCTGGATCTCGGGCGATCTCCTCGTCCCGGGCACGCCGAACGTGAGACTCAACGGCAACCCGGCCTTCGGTGGCACCACCGTTTCGGCCGGCACCGCCACGCCGTCCGGCTACACGCTCACGCTCAACGGCGGCTCCGCGCTGCACCGTCTCGTCACGCGCGTGAATCCGCCGGCGTTCCCCGCGCTGCCCGCCGTGCCGGCGCCCACCGCCACGCGCAACGTGACGTTGAACAACGCGTCGCAGTCCGTCGGCAACTTTGCCACGCTCCGCGACCTGACGATCAACGGCAACATCCCCGCGCTCGCCGTGCCCGCCGGCACCTACGGCTCGTTCACCGTCAACGGCAACAACACGCTCGTGCTCGGCGTCGCCGGCGCGACGACGCCCTCGGTCTATAACTTCCAGTCGCTCACGCTGAATGGAAACTCGAAGGTTACCGTCGTCGGCCCGGTCATCATCAACCTGCCGGGCAACCTTACGCTCAACGGCTCGATCGGCACGGCCGGACACCCCGAGTGGCTCGAGATCAACCTCACCAACGGCAGCCTTACGCTGAACGGATCGGTGCGGTGCGACGCGTTCGTCACGGCGCCGAAGGGCACGGTCACGATCAACGGCGGCACCGTCCTCACGGGCGGCGTCATCGCCGACAAGCTCGTGATCAACGGCAACGGTGCGCTCGTGATCAGCGACTAAGCCGCCACCAAGTTCGTCAAAGTCTCAGGACCGGGAAGCGTCAGCTTCCCGGTCTTTTTTTCGGCAGCTTGCCCGTCGAGAGACGAGGCGTTATGGGCGTGGAGCATGAGGGCGAGTTTCTCGGCATTGATCGGAGCATTGGCTGTGCTGGCCGCCAGCCCGGCATCGGCGCAGCAGGTTCTGTGCGTCGAGCACAAGGGCCAGATTGCGCTCGTGCGCGCGGTGCACGACGGCAGTCCGCAGGTCGACGTCGACGGCAAGCGCGTCACCGTCTCCCGCGGGGCGAAGGCGGGACTGGTCGACGCGAAGGAGTTCCTGCCGTTCTTCGTCTCGGTCCGCAACATGGAGGCGCGGAGCACCTACCTCACGCTCAACGGCAGCGGCGACATCAACAACCAGTTCGAATTCCACGCGACGTTCGAGTCGCCGTTCTATCTCAAGGACGTGTTCTTCGTGCTCGAGCTGCAGCTCGAGGCGGGAAAATACATTTTCTATTACGAGGTCGGCGAGCTCGAGCCGCGCGTGCCGAAACAGGCGCGGGTCTACGTGCCGGTGAGCTTCAAGCTCGGCGAGGGGCGCTTCCAGCTGCACCTGTTTTCCGAGGGCGGCGAGCTGCTGCACTCCGAGCAGCCGCCGCTGTTCCGCGATCAGGTGCTCGACCGGATGGTGCGCCGCCGCCTCGAAGGCGTGAACGACGCGCCGTTGCGGCCGTTCATCGGACCGGCGCCGGAATACCCGCGCGCTTTCCTCAAGAGCAAGATCAAGGGCGAGGCGGTCGTGCGCTTCCGCGTCACGCGCACGGGCCTGGTGCTCAGCGCGGAGGTCGCGTCGGCGACGGCGCCGGAATTCGGCGAGTCCGCGCTCGCGGCGGTGCGGCTGTGGCGCTTCCTGCCGCCGGTGAAGGCCGGCGTCGCGGTGGAGAGCAAGGCGGAGCTGCCGTTCAAATTCACGCCGCCGGCGGAGGCGAAATGAGCGGCGGACCGGCGGCGCACGCGAGCGGGCGGGATTTTTCCACGAGGCAGGCGCGGGCCGATTTCGCGGCGCGGCGGCTGGCGGCGCTTTATCCGAACCCGCCGATCCCGCTCGAACATCGCGACGCTTACACGCTGCTCGTCGCGGTGCTGCTCT
This window of the Candidatus Didemnitutus sp. genome carries:
- a CDS encoding immunoglobulin domain-containing protein, which codes for MSTRIRPLGRALLGVLLFFTVVVQSFAVIGAAYQMQLGNPSSASATTSNHVNYLIQRDQYAMDYNDTRREPNWVSWDLTSGDVGSSGRSSFTIDPDLPAGFTIVQTTDYSGSGYDRGHMCPSADRTVTVADNQIVFYMSNMVPQAPDNNQGVWASFETECRSIAGQGNELLITCGPSGFSGSTIASGVSIPGYVWKIVVVVPLNGRNPATDTAPSHIDANTRVIAIKIPNVQGVRNDPWQNYITSVAQIEADTGYTFFTNLDPAVAAALRVKVDGQSSAGLPVIVTQPASQTSGLGGSAAFSVTVNSSTAVTYQWNKDDAPLDGETSDTLVLTDITAADIGSYTVTVTNAVGSVTSSSAQLIVNGLPPVVSASPSSQTISAGDAATFSVAATGSPTLTYQWRKNGSALANGGNIAGATSTTLTISNAQAADVASYDVVVTNSVSSATSATATLGVFAAAPTITAQPVAQTTTLGGTATLTVAAKGTEPLSYQWRKDGTPITTNATATTAALVIAGVQAADDANYDVVVSNGIGLPATSNPAHLTVNTSSDIYWNFGTSAANASPASGVPAGATVSPVTSNNNLGTVSAPISSTSASSGYTGASGTFNAGAAARTGALNTAAGGSAYFEFTITPGVGQQVVVSGFSFGTRSTSTGAQLYSVYSSVNGFASALASGAILNNSSWSYQTASIGTVTGAVNTPVTFRLYGSNGTGSPGSGTINWRIDDLKVAAALVTAAPTPPAVVSTVPADGATGVAQNTSITVNFSQPVSVGSGWFTIASATNGTVAATVTGGPTTFTLTPPVSFPAGDSVTVTINANQVTDLASGTLHPAANYVTSFSTSLPIAPAITTQPVAQTVAVGDTASFTVAASGSSPLTYQWRRNGTPITGNPTATSAILTLANVQPGDAGNYDVVVTNSVSSVASNVAALTVTAVAPGAVYWDFTTATPTSGLPADVSGGLVTQNNNNGTTTMLTTTSVSSGYTGASGTFNAGAAARIGALNQGAGGSAYFEFTFTPDAGKQLLVTALSFGTRSTSTGPQAYAIYSSVDGYAAPIGSGTLLNNSTWTLQSPALTAVTGAANAPVTFRIYGYGGTGSPGAGTANWRIDDLKVTVATLLVPVAPTIVASPAAQTVTVGDSATFSVLADGTGPLHYQWRKNGNAIAGASASTLTLSGVLTDAAGSYDVVVSNDVGFATSAAATLTVNKAAASVTLGDLAQTFNGAAHAASATTAPAGLTVAFTYDGSAAAPVNAGSYAVVATIDDANYTGTASGTLVISPAAASVSLGDLTHVYSGGGKSATVTTAPGGIAVSVTYDGAAALPVNAGHYAVVATVIDPNFTAATASGTLTIDPAPASITLGDLTATYSGATHAASVTTSPAGLSTVITYNGSVTAPTNAGSYAVVATLADANYTAAPVTGTLVIAKASADVVLGDLNATYTGSAHAASATTTPAGLTVSLTYDGSAAAPVNAGSYAVAASVDDANYTGSASGTLTIAPATATISLGGLSYVYDGSAHTASVTTAPAGIATAVTYDGNTAAPVNAGSYAVAATVTDTNYTATPASDTLTIARAPATVTLGNLSQTYDGTPRAASVTTAPAGLNVAVTYDGSAAAPTAVGTYAVVATVQEANYTGSASGTLTVTAASATVTLGNLTQAYDGTPKSATATTTPANLTVKLTYNGSETAPTLPGVYSVEATIDQAGYTGTATGQLVIEIGALVRRLSSLNGAIDGSIQVTLGENITLNGSAWISGDLLVPGTPNVRLNGNPAFGGTTVSAGTATPSGYTLTLNGGSALHRLVTRVNPPAFPALPAVPAPTATRNVTLNNASQSVGNFATLRDLTINGNIPALAVPAGTYGSFTVNGNNTLVLGVAGATTPSVYNFQSLTLNGNSKVTVVGPVIINLPGNLTLNGSIGTAGHPEWLEINLTNGSLTLNGSVRCDAFVTAPKGTVTINGGTVLTGGVIADKLVINGNGALVISD
- a CDS encoding energy transducer TonB, with the translated sequence MAVLAASPASAQQVLCVEHKGQIALVRAVHDGSPQVDVDGKRVTVSRGAKAGLVDAKEFLPFFVSVRNMEARSTYLTLNGSGDINNQFEFHATFESPFYLKDVFFVLELQLEAGKYIFYYEVGELEPRVPKQARVYVPVSFKLGEGRFQLHLFSEGGELLHSEQPPLFRDQVLDRMVRRRLEGVNDAPLRPFIGPAPEYPRAFLKSKIKGEAVVRFRVTRTGLVLSAEVASATAPEFGESALAAVRLWRFLPPVKAGVAVESKAELPFKFTPPAEAK